From the genome of Miscanthus floridulus cultivar M001 chromosome 10, ASM1932011v1, whole genome shotgun sequence, one region includes:
- the LOC136486236 gene encoding protein ZINC INDUCED FACILITATOR-LIKE 1-like translates to MEEESVTSPLLQEEEKVYHEGCPGCANDRRKELQEGLPYKEFLYVWIVCLATSLPVSSLFPFLYFMIRDLHVAKRTEDIGFYAGFVGASFMLGRCLTSTVWGIAADRFGRKPVAILGVFSVVVFNTLFGLSTSYRMAIATRFLLGALNGLLGPIKAYSIEVCRPEHEALGISLVGTAWGIGLIIGPALGGYLALPAEKFPNVFSPDSFFGRFPYFLPCLCTSLFATVVLVSCIWMPETLHKHKVHQNENKNVEALEAHQSDYKEKDEQIASLDDKKSLFKNWPFMSSLITYCVFSFHDMAYSEVLFLDLMFSLWTESDKKFGGLSLSSEAVGQVLSITGVSLLIYQLSVYPHTNKILGPIKTSRVAAILCILVLFGYPYMTYLSGTGLSIILNIASILKINLAATIISSSFILQNNAVPQDQRGAANGLSVTVMSLFKAIAPAVAGTVFSWTQARQHAFFFPGDQMVFFLLNVIEFLGLILTFKPFMAAPESRAV, encoded by the exons ATGGAGGAGGAGAGCGTCACGTCGCCATTGCtgcaggaggaggagaaggtgtACCACGAGGGATGCCCGGGCTGTGCCAACGACCGGAGGAAGGAGCTCCAGGAGGGCCTCCCGTACAAGGAGTTCTTGTATGTCTGGATCGTCTGCCTCGCGACTT CTTTACCGGTGTCATCATTATTCCCCTTCTTGTACTTCATG ATTAGAGACTTGCATGTTGCAAAAAGAACAGAAGACATTGGATTCTATGCTGGATTTGTGG GTGCTTCATTTATGCTTGGTAGATGCTTGACTTCAACTGTGTGGGGAATAGCAGCAGATCGATTTGGGAGGAAGCCAGTTGCCATACTTGGCGTTTTCTCTGT GGTCGTATTCAATACTTTATTTGGGCTTAGTACTAGTTATCGGATGGCAATAGCTACAAGATTTCTCCTTGGTGCTTTAAATGGTTTGCTTGGGCCAATTAAG GCTTATTCTATCGAAGTTTGCAGGCCTGAACATGAAGCATTGGGAATATCACTT GTCGGCACAGCTTGGGGAATAGGTCTGATCATTGGGCCTGCTTTAGGAGGCTACCTTGCACTG CCTGCAGAAAAATTTCCAAATGTATTTTCACCTGACTCGTTCTTCGGGAGGT TTCCGTATTTTTTGCCATGCTTATGCACCTCACTCTTTGCTACTGTTGTTCTTGTGAGCTGCATATGGATGCCG GAGACATTACACAAGCACAAAGTTCACcagaatgaaaataaaaatgttgAAGCTTTGGAGGCCCACCAGAGTGACTACAAAGAGAAGGATGAACAAATTGCAAGTTTGGATGACAAGAAGAGTTTATTCAAGAATTGGCCCTTTATGTCATCCTTAATTACATATTGTGTATTTTCCTTTCATGATATGGCTTATTCAGAGGTACTATTCCTCGATCTCA TGTTCTCTTTATGGACTGAAAGTGATAAGAAGTTTGGTGGCCTCAGTTTATCATCTGAGGCTGTAGGTCAAGTGCTTTCAATTACAG GTGTCAGTCTTCTTATATATCAACTCTCTGTATATCCTCACACTAATAAAATTCTTGGACCTATCAAGACTTCTCGAGTTGCAGCT ATTCTGTGCATACTTGTTCTCTTTGGATATCCCTATATGACATATCTGTCAGGAACTGGACTATCGATCATCTTGAATATTGCATCGATCTTGAAAATTAATCTTGCT GCTACCATCATTTCGAGCAGTTTCATCCTTCAAAATAATGCTGTG CCTCAAGACCAAAGAGGAGCTGCAAATGGACTGTCAGTGACAGTAATGTCCCTATTCAAGGCAATCGCCCCTGCAGTTGCAGGCACTGT GTTTTCTTGGACACAAGCACGGCAGCATGCTTTCTTCTTCCC CGGTGATCAGATGGTGTTCTTTCTTCTCAATGTCATCGAGTTTCTTGGACTTATCCTCACATTCAAACCCTTCATGGCCGCACCAGAGTCCAGAGCAGTATGA
- the LOC136486232 gene encoding disease resistance protein RGA2-like encodes MLQVHWEKMGVVGAVVDAAICWLVQSILGSFFTEKMEAWARGVGLADDVENLKSEMRNVEMVLAAAEGRRIENKPLARSLHDLKELLYDAEDVMDELDYYRLQQQIEQGEGCTDPEESSVSSSTLSLQIACTSATSRIVGWCRRDRKRKREEEPTYSTTSERIRGIVDHLGKLRSSVREVLQLEISRPITMANQSQCVVRNTRLTTSFPVEDKVYGRDIERDKIVDLLIKGKSSDLQVLPIVGIGGVGKTTLARFVYGDRRIKKHFDLRMWVCVSTNFDTMRLTREILEHVCTDRQQFEKITNFNVLQDILLKNLENKRFLLVFDDMWEEKDRRGWFSLLAPLKHNHVPGCMILATTRRPSVAKMIETMDSVSVKGLDEKEFWLFFKACAFGNESHEGHPNLQSIGQHIVKALKGCPLAARSVGALLNKDITYEHWRTVQNKWKSLQEDTDDILPILKLSYDFLPVHLQQCFSYCSLFPEDYRFNGENLVRYWISQNFVQCEDPTKRLEETGKQYLDNLVDLGFFQKVDSDYVMHDLMHEMAQMVSLTEYATINGSNSMAIKPSVRHLSIITTAYEKHGHCSIPCDKFENILENIGSSEKLRTLIVFGRSSIHLLRLLRTLCMKSKSLRVVRIYVTHNDVSTTSDLLNPYHLRYLEFIGVFSNTNIWSNVDLKKNIVLPQALTKFYHLQFFNVDIGSNISVPTSMNNLINLRSIVGHEKVHSEIAGVGKLTSLQGLKLKVRSVDEFDIRQLRSMTKLLTLEISQLENVKTKEQASGARLIDKEYLQELSLSWNDISVGLDPCTARRTEDVLEGLQPHENLKSLRITGYNGVNSPAWLAGNMSIKMLQILHLENCNEWRILPLQLLPFLRKLKMIRMWNLMEISIPSLEELVLIEMPRLEKCLGTYGVELTSKLRVIIIKGCPQLNEFTIFHSYSSFRAEQQSWFPFLSKLAICYCPRVMNWEILPLGGMRALKDLKLMDLHLVRELSVPSLENLELITMPRLERCSGLTAPPSSPSQEEQNVYLSSLCRLILQDCPSLMMVSRPLPPSAHIREISIKGKLSINIDSISLKIASSELSVLDDRILAFHNLRGMTSLSIGNCPKLISISSASFSQLTCLVSLSIHNCSNLLKPPITLEAASETIPALPSLKHLNISSSGIAGGWLTKMLPHLRSLEELSLHDCPQIKWLSIGQPTEPEGSSSLVSAVALSAEDQTLLKVPSNILCSLKQLTISGCVDLGFYGGKGGFGGFTTLEKLQIDGCPKLGSLLVNGTKDDGTSNMDVGLLPSSLEVLSLSHLPENLQSHFPKGLTYLRYLSLMDSPYLKCVQLHSCTALEELRILRCEQLGALEGLQFLTSLRRLTISRCQQLGALEGLQFLTSLQSLTISSCQQLGALEGLQLLSSLGSLEIELTPTLSAAWERDPKLQEQEQGGNQIGLLPPSITRLVIRNLTNNVQSRLLSCLPAITELAVRESPELTSLQLGYCTALTELEIRDCDSLASLQLGYCTALTKLKIRDCESLASIEGFQFITNLTSFTVGASSRLPPLMELLLKQQGVCEVLSRLTCLEIGDASVLTMSLCQQLTSLRSLMFGGKETSSMVSLTEEHERALQLLTSLQLLIFYGFPNLLSLPAILRRLVSLKFLGIWSCPSISELPEMASSCGLSVRDCSEELSRRCKEWVELRMETIDYENSLFLGLMD; translated from the exons ATGCTTCAGGTGCACTGGGAGAAGATGGGGGTGGTGGGAGCTGTGGTGGATGCTGCCATCTGCTGGCTGGTGCAAAGCATCCTTGGGAGCTTCTTCACTGAGAAAATGGAAGCATGGGCTCGTGGTGTCGGGCTTGCCGACGATGTGGAGAACCTCAAGTCTGAGATGAGGAACGTGGAGATGGTGCTTGCTGCAGCCGAGGGGAGGAGGATTGAGAACAAGCCACTGGCCCGGTCCCTTCATGATCTCAAAGAGCTGCTTTATGATGCCGAGGATGTGATGGACGAGCTCGACTACTACCGCCTCCAGCAACAGATCGAACAAG GGGAAGGCTGTACTGATCCTGAGGAGAGTTCTGTGTCTTCTTCCACTCTATCTTTGCAAATAGCATGTACTAGTGCCACAAGCCGAATTGTTGGTTGGTGCAGACGTGACAGAAAAAGGAAGAGAGAGGAAGAGCCAACTTATAGCACCACTTCTGAGAGGATCAGGGGGATAGTGGATCATTTGGGTAAACTTCGCAGTTCTGTGCGGGAGGTCCTTCAGCTAGAGATCTCACGCCCCATTACTATGGCAAACCAGAGTCAGTGTGTGGTCAGGAACACGCGCCTGACAACTTCTTTTCCAGTTGAAGACAAGGTATACGGAAGGGATATAGAGAGGGACAAGATAGTAGATCTGTTAATCAAAGGGAAATCTAGTGATCTACAAGTTCTGCCTATAGTTGGCATCGGTGGTGTTGGGAAGACGACACTTGCTAGATTTGTTTATGGTGATCGAAGAATCAAAAAACATTTTGATCTGCGAATGTGGGTTTGCGTCTCCACTAACTTTGACACAATGAGACTAACGCGCGAGATCTTGGAGCATGTATGCACAGATAGACAACAGTTCGAAAAAATCACCAACTTCAACGTGCTGCAGGATATCCTTCTGAAGAATCTTGAAAACAAAAGGTTCCTGCTTGTATTTGATGACATGTGGGAGGAAAAGGACAGGAGAGGATGGTTTAGTCTGTTAGCTCCACTAAAACACAACCATGTACCTGGCTGCATGATTTTAGCAACAACTCGAAGACCATCAGTTGCAAAAATGATAGAAACAATGGATTCGGTATCAGTGAAAGGTCTGGATGAAAAAGAATTTTGGCTGTTCTTCAAGGCATGTGCATTTGGTAATGAAAGCCATGAGGGCCATCCTAATTTGCAGTCCATTGGGCAGCATATTGTCAAAGCACTAAAGGGTTGTCCACTAGCTGCACGGAGTGTTGGTGCTCTTTTGAACAAAGATATTACCTACGAGCACTGGAGGACAGTTCAAAACAAATGGAAATCTCTTCAAGAAGATACTGATGATATTTTACCTATCTTGAAGCTCAGTTATGATTTTTTACCGGTGCACCTGCAGCAGTGTTTCTCATACTGCTCTCTGTTTCCAGAGGACTATAGATTTAATGGGGAAAATTTGGTCCGTTATTGGATATCACAAAATTTTGTGCAGTGTGAAGACCCTAccaagagattggaggaaacaggGAAGCAATATTTGGATAACTTAGTGGATTTAGGCTTTTTTCAAAAGGTTGACTCGGACTATGTCATGCATGACCTAATGCATGAAATGGCTCAGATGGTTTCGCTAACTGAGTATGCCACTATAAATGGATCCAACTCTATGGCCATTAAACCAAGTGTTCGCCACTTGTCAATCATAACCACTGCTtatgagaaacatggacattgcAGTATCCCTTGTGACAAGTTTGAGAACATACTAGAGAATATTGGGTCCTCAGAAAAATTGAGGACCTTGATAGTTTTCGGCAGAAGCAGCATACATTTATTAAGGCTCCTACGCACCTTATGCATGAAGTCAAAAAGTTTACGAGTCGTGAGGATTTATGTGACGCATAATGATGTCAGCACTACATCTGATTTGTTAAATCCATATCATCTTCGCTATCTTGAATTTATCGGTGTGTTCTCCAACACAAATATTTGGTCAAATGTAGACCTTAAGAAGAATATTGTTCTTCCTCAAGCTTTGACAAAATTTTACCACCTTCAATTCTTCAACGTCGACATTGGAAGCAATATTTCTGTACCTACCAGTATGAATAACCTCATTAATTTACGGAGTATTGTTGGTCATGAGAAAGTGCACTCAGAAATCGCTGGTGTTGGCAAGTTGACCTCTCTTCAAGGACTAAAATTGAAGGTCCGAAGTGTTGATGAATTTGACATAAGACAACTTCGATCCATGACCAAGCTTTTAACTCTTGAAATTTCTCAACTTGAAAATGTGAAGACAAAAGAACAGGCCAGTGGAGCTAGGCTGATAGACAAAGAGTATCTGCAAGAGTTATCCTTATCATGGAATGATATCAGTGTGGGCCTTGATCCTTGTACAGCTAGAAGAACAGAAGATGTGCTTGAGGGTCTTCAACCTCATGAGAACCTAAAAAGTCTACGTATAACTGGGTACAATGGTGTTAACTCACCAGCCTGGCTTGCTGGTAATATGTCTATTAAGATGCTGCAGATACTTCATTTGGAGAATTGCAATGAATGGCGAATTCTTCCTCTCCAATTGCTTCCGTTCCTTAGGAAGCTGAAAATGATCAGGATGTGGAACTTGATGGAAATTTCAATTCCTTCTTTGGAAGAGTTGGTCTTGATTGAGATGCCAAGATTGGAAAAATGTCTTGGTACTTATGGGGTGGAATTGACCTCCAAACTTAGGGTAATTATCATCAAGGGCTGCCCTCAACTGAACGAGTTTACTATTTTTCATAGTTACTCTTCTTTCCGTGCCGAGCAGCAGTCATGGTTTCCGTTTCTCAGCAAACTGGCCATCTGTTATTGTCCTCGTGTAAT GAACTGGGAAATCCTTCCACTGGGAGGAATGCGGGCACTCAAGGATTTGAAGTTAATGGACCTGCATCTTGTGAGAGAGTTGTCAGTTCCTTCTCTGGAGAACTTGGAGTTGATTACAATGCCAAGACTAGAAAGATGCAGCGGGCTGACGGCTCCTCCATCTTCGCCTTCACAGGAGGAACAGAATGTGTATCTATCTAGTCTCTGTAGACTCATCCTCCAAGACTGCCCTAGTCTGATGATGGTCTCGCGTCCTCTCCCACCTTCTGCTCATATACGGGAAATTTCCATCAAAGGAAAACTATCAATAAATATAGATAGCATATCGCTCAAGATAGCATCCAGTGAGTTGAGTGTGCTGGATGACCGGATCTTAGCATTCCATAATCTTAGGGGCATGACATCGTTGAGCATAGGGAATTGTCCAAAATTGATTTCTATTTCAAGTGCAAGTTTCAGCCAGCTCACCTGTTTAGTGTCTTTGAGTATTCACAACTGCTCTAACTTGCTCAAGCCACCCATCACGTTAGAGGCTGCATCGGAAACCATTCCTGCCCTCCCATCTCTCAAACATCTCAATATTTCTTCTTCCGGCATAGCAGGGGGGTGGCTAACTAAGATGCTTCCTCATTTGCGGTCCCTTGAGGAATTGAGCCTCCATGACTGTCCCCAAATAAAATGGTTATCGATTGGTCAACCCACAGAACCGGAAGGAAGCAGCAGTTTGGTTTCAGCAGTGGCGTTGTCTGCAGAAGACCAAACACTACTGAAAGTGCCATCTAACATCCTCTGTTCTCTAAAGCAGCTAACTATTTCTGGATGTGTAGATCTGGGGTTTTATGGTGGCAAGGGAGGCTTCGGAGGATTCACCACTCTTGAGAAGCTACAGATTGATGGTTGCCCAAAGCTGGGTTCGTTGTTGGTCAACGGCACAAAAGACGATGGTACTAGTAACATGGATGTTGGATTACTCCCGTCGTCACTTGAAGTGCTTTCTCTTAGTCATCTCCCAGAAAACTTGCAGTCCCACTTCCCTAAAGGCTTGACCTACCTCAGATACTTGAGCCTCATGGATAGCCCATATTTGAAGTGTGTACAACTCCATTCGTGCACGGCCTTGGAGGAGCTTCGAATTTTGAGGTGTGAACAGCTGGGTGCATTGGAGGGTTTGCAATTCCTCACCTCTCTTCGAAGGTTGACAATTTCTAGGTGTCAACAGCTGGGTGCGTTGGAGGGCTTGCAATTCCTCACCTCTCTTCAAAGCTTGACAATTTCGAGCTGTCAACAGCTAGGTGCGTTGGAGGGCTTGCAATTGCTCAGCTCTCTTGGAAGCTTGGAAATAGAATTGACTCCTACGTTATCTGCTGCATGGGAGCGGGATCCAAAGCTACAGGAGCAAGAACAGGGTGGAAATCAGATTGGACTGCTTCCTCCGTCAATTACCAGACTTGTGATCCGGAATCTCACAAACAATGTCCAGTCCCGTCTGCTATCCTGTCTCCCTGCCATAACTGAACTAGCAGTACGGGAAAGTCCAGAATTGACATCTCTACAGCTGGGATACTGCACGGCACTGACAGAGTTAGAAATTAGAGATTGTGACTCGCTTGCTTCTCTACAGCTGGGATACTGCACGGCACTGACAAAGTTAAAAATTAGAGATTGTGAGTCACTTGCTTCCATCGAGGGATTCCAGTTCATTACAAACCTGACGTCCTTCACAGTAGGTGCCTCGTCCAGATTACCTCCATTGATGGAGCTTTTGTTGAAGCAGCAAGGGGTCTGTGAGGTCTTGTCTCGACTGACTTGCCTTGAGATTGGGGACGCCTCTGTTCTTACCATGTCCCTCTGCCAACAGCTCACGTCTCTACGAAGTCTGATGTTCGGTGGAAAAGAAACGAGCTCGATGGTGAGCCTAACGGAGGAACACGAGAGAGCTCTTCAGCTGCTCACCTCCCTCCAACTACTCATATTTTATGGCTTCCCCAACCTCCTTTCACTTCCTGCAATTCTGCGAAGGCTTGTCTCCCTCAAGTTTCTGGGAATCTGGTCCTGTCCGAGCATCTCAGAGCTGCCGGAAATGGCATCTTCATGTGGACTTTCTGTGCGCGATTGCAGCGAGGAGCTATCTCGGCGATGCAAAGAATGGGTGGAACTGAGAATGGAGACGATTGATTATGAGAATAGCCTATTTTTGGGCTTGATGGACTAA